The Candidatus Hepatincola sp. Av genome contains the following window.
GATTTTAAATATTCAAAAGCACTATCTATATTATCTACTTTTAGGGCTATATGCCCTACATTTCCAATTTGGTAAGTTGACTTATTAGTTTCTATTTTATTAATACCTTGAGGATTATGATAATCCATTAACTCTATAGTAACATTGGTATTTGGGAGTTGTAAAAACACTATAGAGACATCTACAGTTTCAGGACGATCTATAAAGCCTGCGGATTTCGCAAAACCTACATTCTTAAAGTTAGAAAACTGTTGCAAAGGAATCGCATTGAAAATCTTTTTATAATATTCTATCCCGCTATTGATATCCTCAACTACAATGTTAATATGGCTTAATCCTTTTAGTTTTATCATAACTCACTCCTTTCCTAAGTAATAATTAACACATTTGAATATTATAGAACAAATCAAAGAATAAAAAATAATCATAATTATATCAGATACAAAGTTATAGTTGGTTATTTTAAGCCAATAACTTGGATACATCTTATATAAAAATATATAATCTGTTATATATACATATATTAACATAGCAATTATACTACTTATAATACTTGAAAATATAAAATTCCAGTAAATTCCAATCACTCTTTTTAAGATTTTATCAAATAAAAAAGAAAATAGTAAAATATCACA
Protein-coding sequences here:
- the fosB gene encoding Glyoxalase/Bleomycin resistance protein, which produces MIKLKGLSHINIVVEDINSGIEYYKKIFNAIPLQQFSNFKNVGFAKSAGFIDRPETVDVSIVFLQLPNTNVTIELMDYHNPQGINKIETNKSTYQIGNVGHIALKVDNIDSAFEYLKSSAEVKFISSHLEYQPYKIDNITPKEFKFFDESLEQRTEEKQKVCDIISNIKYFYFVDKYGIQWELEEGHSDIGE